In the genome of Paenibacillus pabuli, one region contains:
- a CDS encoding ArsR/SmtB family transcription factor, with protein sequence MEPILIFKALSNETRRQILLWLKNPEQHFPPLELSQHPDAGKSGICVGTIQVKAGLAQSVISSYLLTMLKAGLLISERRGQWTYYRRNEETIRQFAEYVQHEL encoded by the coding sequence ATGGAACCTATACTCATATTCAAAGCATTATCCAACGAGACACGTCGACAGATTCTGTTGTGGCTCAAAAACCCGGAACAGCACTTTCCACCGCTGGAATTATCCCAGCATCCGGATGCTGGAAAGAGCGGCATATGTGTTGGAACGATTCAGGTGAAGGCCGGACTGGCTCAATCCGTCATATCCAGCTATCTGCTGACCATGCTCAAAGCCGGGTTGCTGATCTCCGAGCGCAGGGGACAGTGGACGTATTATCGCCGCAACGAAGAAACCATTCGTCAATTTGCCGAGTACGTACAGCACGAGCTATAA
- a CDS encoding MarR family winged helix-turn-helix transcriptional regulator, translating to MPKYNAIALIARIRDHINKQIVQELEQHNVIGIVPSHGDILMFLYREDALSIKMLAERVHRTQPTVTVLVNKLEKLGYVERSKSAEDSRVTMIRLTEQGRQLEPVFHQVSQQINGMVYGHLTEDQADQLESLLTGIVRKL from the coding sequence ATGCCAAAATACAACGCAATTGCACTGATCGCAAGAATCAGAGATCACATTAACAAACAGATTGTTCAGGAGCTGGAGCAGCATAATGTTATAGGAATTGTCCCGTCCCACGGTGACATCCTGATGTTCCTCTACCGTGAAGATGCACTGTCCATCAAGATGCTGGCGGAGCGAGTCCATCGGACCCAACCAACCGTCACCGTACTGGTGAACAAGCTGGAGAAGCTGGGATATGTAGAACGCAGTAAGAGTGCCGAAGACAGCCGAGTGACGATGATTCGTTTGACAGAGCAGGGGCGGCAGCTGGAACCTGTATTTCATCAAGTATCACAACAGATTAACGGGATGGTGTATGGTCATTTGACGGAAGATCAGGCGGATCAACTGGAGAGTTTGTTGACCGGTATCGTTCGCAAGTTATAA
- a CDS encoding NAD(P)H-dependent oxidoreductase has translation MEFSANAITKENVLNAYHFRHATKQFDASRTISAEDFEYILETGRLSPSSIGLEPWKFLIVQNPDFRKRLAEVSSGAQKQLAAASHFIVILARSDASYNSPYAEYMLKEIKGMPDDVFEVTREAYGKFQKNQRMLENPRTLFDWASKQTYIALGNMMTAAALIGIDSCPIEGFNYEGVHRILEEEGLLEDGLWDVSVMAAFGYRAVDPPREKSRQPLDKITQWID, from the coding sequence ATGGAATTCTCGGCAAATGCCATTACAAAAGAAAACGTCTTGAACGCTTACCATTTTCGGCATGCAACCAAACAGTTTGATGCTTCACGTACCATTTCAGCAGAAGATTTCGAGTATATTCTGGAAACGGGACGATTGTCGCCAAGCTCGATCGGATTGGAACCATGGAAATTTCTGATTGTGCAAAACCCGGATTTCCGCAAGCGTCTGGCCGAAGTTTCTTCCGGGGCTCAGAAACAATTGGCGGCGGCAAGCCATTTTATTGTCATTCTGGCGCGATCCGATGCGAGTTATAACTCGCCATACGCGGAATATATGCTGAAGGAAATCAAGGGTATGCCGGATGACGTATTTGAGGTGACTCGTGAAGCTTATGGCAAGTTCCAAAAGAACCAACGAATGCTGGAGAACCCGCGTACTTTATTCGACTGGGCATCCAAACAGACTTATATCGCTCTCGGTAATATGATGACTGCGGCAGCGCTGATTGGTATTGATTCCTGCCCGATTGAAGGGTTTAACTATGAAGGCGTACATCGTATTCTGGAAGAGGAAGGTCTACTGGAGGATGGACTCTGGGATGTTTCTGTCATGGCAGCCTTTGGTTATCGTGCGGTAGATCCGCCACGCGAGAAATCCCGTCAGCCTTTGGATAAAATCACGCAGTGGATTGATTAA
- a CDS encoding MATE family efflux transporter produces MNTNWMHPLERQSVGKAFVNYLVPSILGMLVVAFNFIIDGIMVGHKLGSTALAGIGIASPVYTLFVAMSLWIGMGGATLYSTHMGKKDPTTAKQIFTKSVTIILLITMVIGYTAYTFRDKLVFALGANTETFPFAADYINIMLLFGFVFTIENALTIFVRNDGNPNTSMYAQITFAAANIALNYVTLYVLEWGVRGVAIGTIVSASLALLVLLTHFFKKNNNLRFTRFKWNGKLLASIVLIGFPSFLAELGMSVFSISHNISLDRIAGTDGVASFTVLNYIHGVVLLAFLGLASAAQPLVSYYHGAKQMDREKQTIRLASRTALACGVLLLLVVQLGAPYFVQIFGNFSDSVTDNAVYGLRIFTFAYLFMGINFVMSTYFQSVGNAKMAIWITAAREMIIMVALIAILPSFLGVTGVWLAVPLSEMVVLVTIGMYYKKRSISERINGLTIE; encoded by the coding sequence ATGAACACTAATTGGATGCACCCACTGGAAAGGCAATCTGTAGGTAAGGCATTTGTAAACTACCTCGTGCCTTCCATATTAGGGATGCTGGTTGTCGCTTTCAACTTTATTATCGACGGCATTATGGTTGGACACAAACTGGGTTCTACAGCGCTGGCCGGAATCGGGATTGCTTCACCTGTCTACACGCTTTTTGTTGCCATGTCTCTATGGATTGGAATGGGCGGGGCAACCTTGTATTCCACCCATATGGGTAAGAAAGACCCCACAACAGCGAAGCAAATTTTCACCAAATCCGTTACGATTATTTTGCTGATTACGATGGTTATCGGATATACGGCGTATACTTTCAGAGATAAGCTTGTCTTCGCCCTTGGTGCCAATACTGAAACATTCCCGTTTGCTGCGGACTATATAAATATTATGCTGCTGTTCGGTTTTGTCTTCACCATTGAGAATGCACTCACGATTTTTGTTCGAAACGATGGTAATCCCAATACATCCATGTATGCTCAGATTACGTTTGCAGCAGCAAACATTGCGCTTAACTATGTAACGTTATATGTATTGGAATGGGGCGTACGTGGTGTTGCGATAGGTACAATTGTATCGGCATCTCTGGCCCTTCTTGTGTTGCTAACGCACTTTTTCAAAAAAAATAATAATCTCAGATTCACCCGCTTCAAATGGAATGGCAAACTGCTGGCGTCCATTGTACTCATTGGTTTTCCCAGCTTCCTGGCTGAACTGGGCATGTCCGTCTTCTCCATCTCTCACAACATTTCATTGGATCGGATTGCGGGCACGGATGGCGTGGCATCTTTTACAGTTTTAAACTATATTCATGGCGTTGTACTGCTGGCATTTCTCGGCCTGGCCTCCGCTGCCCAGCCTTTGGTCAGTTATTATCACGGAGCGAAACAGATGGATCGGGAAAAACAGACCATTCGTTTAGCCTCCAGAACGGCTCTGGCATGTGGAGTTCTGCTGTTACTCGTTGTACAACTCGGCGCACCTTATTTTGTGCAAATCTTCGGAAACTTCAGTGACAGCGTGACGGATAACGCCGTGTACGGTTTACGAATATTTACTTTTGCGTATTTGTTCATGGGTATTAACTTTGTTATGAGCACGTACTTTCAATCTGTCGGAAATGCCAAAATGGCCATCTGGATTACAGCTGCACGAGAGATGATTATTATGGTTGCGTTGATTGCGATCCTCCCTTCATTCTTGGGTGTCACTGGCGTATGGCTTGCCGTTCCGCTATCCGAGATGGTGGTTCTGGTGACTATCGGGATGTACTATAAAAAACGATCCATCTCTGAACGGATCAACGGTTTAACGATTGAATAA
- a CDS encoding class I SAM-dependent methyltransferase, producing the protein MKQNKYDEAEFFGNYSQMARSTQGLEAAGEWHELQKMLPELRGRNVLDLGCGFGWHCRYAREQGARSVIGVDLSENMLQRAREMTDDPQIEYQRMAMEDIDFAPGQFDVVISSLALHYIERLDQVYAKINECLVQGGTFVLSAEHPIFTARAEQDWHYGPQGEILHWPVDHYHEEGQRVANFLNQDVVKYHRTVATHLNELIQAGFVIQQVAESKPSPEMMEQVPGMRDESRRPMFLMIAAVKA; encoded by the coding sequence ATGAAACAAAACAAATACGATGAAGCTGAATTTTTCGGTAATTACAGTCAGATGGCTCGATCGACCCAAGGGCTGGAGGCTGCTGGCGAGTGGCATGAACTGCAAAAGATGCTGCCTGAATTAAGGGGCAGGAACGTACTGGATCTGGGGTGCGGCTTTGGTTGGCACTGTCGATATGCACGTGAGCAAGGTGCACGTTCTGTGATTGGCGTGGATTTGTCTGAAAATATGCTGCAGCGGGCACGCGAGATGACGGATGATCCTCAGATCGAGTACCAGCGTATGGCGATGGAGGATATTGATTTTGCACCCGGACAATTTGATGTGGTGATCAGCTCACTGGCATTGCATTATATCGAGCGTCTGGATCAGGTATACGCCAAAATCAATGAATGTCTTGTCCAGGGAGGTACGTTTGTCCTGTCTGCGGAACATCCTATCTTCACGGCGCGAGCGGAGCAGGACTGGCATTACGGACCTCAGGGAGAGATACTGCACTGGCCCGTGGATCATTATCATGAGGAAGGGCAGCGGGTAGCGAACTTTCTGAATCAGGACGTGGTGAAATACCATCGGACAGTGGCGACTCATCTGAATGAATTGATTCAGGCTGGTTTTGTCATTCAACAGGTAGCGGAGTCCAAGCCATCCCCTGAAATGATGGAGCAGGTTCCTGGTATGCGTGACGAGAGCCGTCGACCGATGTTTCTCATGATTGCTGCCGTTAAGGCATAA
- a CDS encoding AI-2E family transporter: MEQPEQPRIWPDRFKRFFLNNKFVLFLLILLLVGLNVMVLTKVSFVLHPLAVLIKTIVLPIILSGILYYLLNPIVDVMERWKIKRGWSILILYLAIGGILTVVVLAVIPVVRNQIMGLIENFPTYSETVKHQFEELTGSQLFSQFQETVNLNAQDWWGTISQKATEILNSTWTKLGGFLGAFTETVLSIVTVPFILFYLLKDGKKLPAKILSFLPIKSRTGAMHVLEDINHQISSFIRGQIIVSFCIGILLYIGYMIIGLDYALILAIIASFTSVVPYLGPAIAITPALIVALVTSPVMLLKMVAVWTIVQLIEGKFISPQIMGKTLKIHPITIIFVILTSGNLFGVVGILLAVPGYAVLKVCVSHIFNWFKERSGLYDPKNNNLL; this comes from the coding sequence ATGGAGCAGCCCGAGCAACCCCGCATCTGGCCGGATCGGTTTAAGCGATTTTTTTTGAATAACAAATTTGTCCTTTTTCTGTTAATTCTGCTGCTGGTAGGACTGAACGTAATGGTTCTCACCAAGGTATCCTTTGTTTTGCATCCGCTCGCAGTGTTAATCAAGACAATTGTGCTGCCGATTATTCTGTCGGGTATTCTCTATTATCTGTTGAATCCGATTGTGGATGTGATGGAACGATGGAAGATCAAGCGCGGCTGGTCCATTCTGATTTTATATCTCGCTATCGGAGGTATATTGACAGTTGTTGTACTGGCAGTCATTCCGGTGGTGCGCAACCAGATCATGGGGCTGATCGAGAATTTTCCAACGTACAGTGAGACGGTAAAGCATCAATTTGAAGAACTTACGGGCAGCCAGCTGTTTAGTCAGTTCCAGGAGACGGTGAATCTGAATGCCCAGGACTGGTGGGGCACGATTTCCCAGAAAGCCACTGAAATTCTGAATTCGACCTGGACCAAATTGGGCGGATTCCTCGGAGCGTTCACCGAGACGGTGCTGTCCATTGTCACGGTTCCGTTTATCCTGTTCTATCTGTTGAAAGACGGCAAGAAGCTTCCAGCGAAAATTCTGTCTTTCCTGCCAATCAAGAGCCGTACAGGTGCAATGCATGTGCTGGAAGATATCAATCACCAGATCAGTTCGTTCATTCGTGGACAGATCATCGTCAGCTTCTGCATCGGTATTCTGCTCTACATCGGTTATATGATTATCGGTCTGGACTATGCGCTGATTCTTGCAATTATCGCATCGTTCACGAGTGTTGTACCTTACCTGGGACCTGCAATCGCGATTACGCCTGCGTTGATCGTGGCTCTGGTCACTTCCCCGGTGATGCTGCTGAAGATGGTGGCGGTGTGGACGATCGTGCAATTAATTGAGGGTAAATTCATCTCACCTCAGATTATGGGCAAAACGCTCAAAATTCACCCGATTACGATTATCTTTGTCATTCTGACTTCAGGCAATCTGTTCGGTGTGGTGGGCATCCTGCTGGCCGTTCCGGGATACGCGGTGCTGAAAGTGTGTGTGTCGCATATCTTCAACTGGTTCAAGGAAAGATCCGGCCTGTATGATCCGAAGAATAACAATTTATTGTAA
- a CDS encoding DUF523 domain-containing protein has translation MKYLVSSCLAGVACRYNGTASLDAKIQELVEQEQAKMVCPELLGGFSTPREPAEIIGGTGKDVLAGTAKVMEKSGNDVTDLYIKGAYQTLEWAQKLDVTCVVLKEFSPSCGTQMIYDGNFANHKVVGEGVTSALLRQEGFTVISENEFMEQL, from the coding sequence ATGAAATATTTGGTGAGTTCATGTCTTGCTGGTGTAGCCTGCCGTTACAACGGAACAGCGAGTCTGGATGCTAAGATTCAGGAGCTTGTGGAGCAGGAACAGGCAAAGATGGTCTGCCCGGAGCTGCTTGGAGGATTTTCCACCCCGCGGGAGCCGGCTGAAATTATCGGCGGTACGGGCAAGGATGTGCTGGCAGGTACAGCCAAGGTCATGGAGAAGAGTGGTAATGACGTCACGGATCTGTACATCAAAGGAGCCTATCAGACACTTGAATGGGCGCAAAAACTGGATGTCACCTGTGTGGTGCTCAAAGAATTCAGTCCTTCCTGTGGTACACAGATGATCTACGATGGGAATTTTGCTAACCACAAAGTCGTGGGCGAAGGGGTTACTTCTGCTTTGCTTCGGCAAGAGGGATTTACGGTTATCTCTGAAAATGAGTTCATGGAACAGTTGTAA
- a CDS encoding RNA polymerase sigma factor: protein MDYQYLAHAQTIDNYTLSSMMDEYGNDVWNYAYFLTKSAEQADELSQEVFIRAYSGIAHFRGECSLKTWLLTITRNTTFTYRKSRFFRSSLWGETLPFETEQVNARQGEMKPEKYVHPSAEAEAISREHVHEIWDIIMALPDKFRELLLLHLKYELTTGEIAEMLGISAGTVKSRLSRAKAKVRKQWEERSE from the coding sequence TTGGACTATCAATATCTGGCACACGCTCAGACGATCGATAATTACACACTTAGCAGCATGATGGATGAGTACGGGAACGACGTTTGGAACTACGCGTACTTTCTGACCAAAAGTGCCGAGCAGGCAGATGAATTGTCACAGGAAGTGTTTATCCGGGCGTATTCCGGGATCGCCCATTTTCGAGGAGAATGCTCATTGAAGACATGGCTGCTGACCATTACTAGGAACACGACATTTACATACCGGAAGTCCAGATTTTTTCGCAGCAGTTTATGGGGAGAGACGCTTCCATTTGAAACAGAGCAGGTTAATGCGAGACAAGGTGAAATGAAGCCTGAAAAATATGTTCACCCCTCTGCCGAAGCAGAGGCGATCAGCAGGGAGCACGTTCATGAAATCTGGGACATCATCATGGCTTTGCCGGATAAATTCCGGGAATTGCTTTTGCTGCATCTAAAGTATGAACTTACGACGGGAGAAATTGCGGAAATGCTGGGCATCAGCGCAGGGACGGTCAAATCCCGATTGTCCAGGGCGAAGGCCAAAGTACGGAAACAGTGGGAGGAGCGAAGCGAATGA
- a CDS encoding heavy metal translocating P-type ATPase, with protein MGTGQEQVKRELLLDGLDCANCALKIENGVKKIKGITDCSVNFVTKTLSMHTTSDMDEQVVEEAKRKVLRLEPHIRISEKGKSSQGSRGAADSINHTNGNVHADAGNGTHTHEHASNSHEHDGHSHNHSHQPGPHDHDHAHDHGHHHEAHDHAHDHESHAGHDHVHADGHNHDAHAGHSHEHGAGQTKVLLARLAAGSVLVAAAIWSPLEGWAQLALYVVAYLIAGGDIVLQAFKNIFRGQVFDEYFLMSVATIGAFAIGQYPEGVAVMLFYQLGELFQGMAVNRSRKSIQSLMDIRPDYANMLIGTGEETKRVSPEDVRIGDRIVVKAGERVPLDGIVKAGRSMVDTSALTGESVPRELEPGSDVLSGFVNKNGMLTVEVTKTFGESTVSKILDLVQNASSRKAKTEHFISKFARYYTPVVVILAALIALVPPLVLSGATFADWIYRALVFLVISCPCALVVSIPLGFFGGIGAASRNGILVKGSNYLEALNDVKVVVFDKTGTLTKGVFKVTAIRPEGGRTEDELMELAAIAEAHSNHPIAESIRAAWAKDIRTHGVDDYDEVAGHGIKVRVDGREVLAGNAKLMEQAGISYTTPQTVGTVVHVAESGSYVGHLIIADEVKDDAAAAIQTLKKLGIRKTVMLTGDAKAVGEAVGRELGVDEVYAELLPQHKVEQLERLEAAKSPKEKMVFVGDGINDTPVLARADVGVAMGGLGSDAAIEAADVVIMTDEPSRLASAIRIAKRTRTIVWQNIGFALGVKAIFLLLGVFGIATMWEAVFSDVGVTVLAVLNAMRVLRVKDI; from the coding sequence ATGGGAACCGGACAGGAACAGGTGAAAAGGGAACTGCTGCTGGATGGATTGGATTGCGCGAACTGCGCATTGAAGATTGAGAATGGCGTCAAAAAGATTAAAGGCATTACCGATTGCTCGGTTAATTTTGTAACCAAAACCTTATCCATGCACACGACATCCGATATGGATGAGCAGGTCGTGGAAGAAGCGAAGCGCAAAGTGCTTCGGCTGGAGCCGCATATTCGTATCTCGGAAAAAGGTAAATCATCACAAGGCAGTCGTGGGGCTGCTGATTCAATAAACCACACCAACGGCAATGTGCACGCAGACGCAGGCAACGGGACCCACACGCATGAACATGCTTCGAATAGCCACGAGCATGATGGTCATAGCCATAACCATAGCCATCAACCTGGACCGCATGACCATGATCATGCACATGACCACGGTCATCATCACGAAGCACATGACCACGCGCATGATCATGAAAGTCATGCCGGACATGATCACGTTCATGCAGACGGTCACAATCATGATGCGCATGCCGGACACTCGCATGAACATGGCGCCGGGCAGACGAAGGTACTGTTGGCACGCCTGGCGGCAGGCTCCGTTCTGGTGGCAGCAGCGATCTGGTCTCCGCTGGAAGGATGGGCACAGCTTGCACTCTATGTTGTTGCTTATCTGATCGCAGGGGGAGATATCGTTCTCCAGGCGTTCAAAAATATTTTTCGCGGTCAGGTATTTGATGAATACTTCCTGATGTCCGTGGCCACCATCGGTGCTTTTGCCATTGGTCAATACCCCGAAGGTGTAGCGGTCATGCTATTCTATCAGCTCGGCGAGCTGTTTCAGGGGATGGCGGTTAATCGCTCAAGGAAGTCGATTCAGTCGCTTATGGATATTCGCCCGGACTATGCCAATATGCTGATCGGTACGGGAGAAGAGACCAAGCGGGTTTCTCCGGAAGATGTGCGGATTGGAGATCGCATCGTGGTCAAAGCGGGTGAGCGGGTACCCCTAGACGGGATCGTTAAAGCAGGTCGTTCCATGGTAGACACGTCCGCTCTGACAGGTGAGTCAGTGCCTCGTGAACTGGAGCCCGGCAGTGATGTACTGAGTGGGTTCGTGAACAAAAACGGGATGTTGACCGTTGAAGTAACAAAAACTTTTGGTGAATCCACGGTATCCAAAATTTTGGACCTAGTGCAGAATGCGAGCAGCCGCAAAGCCAAAACGGAACATTTTATTAGCAAATTCGCCCGTTATTATACACCGGTTGTTGTCATTCTGGCTGCATTGATTGCACTCGTTCCGCCGCTGGTACTAAGTGGTGCAACGTTCGCTGATTGGATCTATCGTGCACTGGTCTTCCTCGTAATCTCTTGTCCATGCGCACTGGTTGTTTCCATTCCGCTTGGTTTCTTTGGCGGCATCGGAGCTGCCTCACGTAACGGGATTCTCGTTAAAGGAAGTAACTACCTTGAAGCATTGAACGATGTCAAAGTCGTTGTTTTTGATAAAACGGGTACACTAACCAAAGGTGTTTTTAAAGTAACAGCCATTCGCCCTGAAGGTGGGCGCACGGAAGATGAATTGATGGAGCTTGCCGCCATTGCCGAGGCCCATTCCAATCATCCGATTGCTGAATCCATTCGCGCAGCCTGGGCAAAAGATATTCGTACCCACGGTGTGGATGATTACGATGAGGTTGCAGGGCATGGCATCAAGGTCCGTGTGGATGGACGTGAAGTGCTTGCAGGTAACGCCAAATTGATGGAGCAGGCAGGTATCTCCTACACGACTCCACAAACGGTGGGTACAGTGGTGCACGTTGCCGAATCGGGTTCGTACGTCGGTCACCTGATCATTGCCGATGAGGTGAAGGATGATGCAGCGGCAGCCATTCAGACACTTAAGAAGCTCGGTATCCGCAAAACGGTGATGCTGACCGGGGATGCCAAGGCTGTTGGTGAAGCAGTAGGGCGTGAGCTGGGTGTCGATGAAGTATACGCTGAGCTGCTGCCTCAGCATAAAGTCGAACAGCTGGAGCGTCTCGAAGCTGCGAAATCGCCTAAAGAGAAAATGGTATTTGTCGGTGATGGCATTAACGATACACCGGTGCTGGCGCGTGCCGATGTAGGTGTAGCGATGGGTGGACTCGGTTCGGATGCTGCAATTGAGGCGGCAGATGTCGTCATCATGACGGATGAGCCATCCAGACTGGCCAGTGCGATCCGGATTGCCAAACGCACACGAACCATTGTCTGGCAAAATATCGGTTTTGCATTGGGTGTCAAAGCGATCTTCCTCTTGTTGGGTGTGTTCGGCATTGCAACCATGTGGGAGGCGGTATTCTCTGATGTAGGGGTGACTGTGCTGGCTGTCCTGAACGCCATGCGTGTACTGCGGGTGAAGGACATCTAA
- a CDS encoding SdpI family protein, whose translation MAGAVVGIICGVCYFILGLMVYKKPPKRINGIYGYRTPRAMSHPELWEEAQRYSANLMMQFGVIITVFGIIGFWLTDVRALVLSLVATGFYTFRLFTRVEGRLKQMQRVQQQEQKEQGA comes from the coding sequence GTGGCAGGAGCAGTAGTTGGGATTATATGCGGAGTGTGCTATTTCATTCTGGGATTAATGGTGTACAAAAAGCCGCCGAAAAGGATTAATGGCATTTATGGTTATCGTACTCCGCGAGCAATGAGTCATCCCGAGTTATGGGAAGAAGCGCAACGTTATAGCGCCAATCTAATGATGCAGTTTGGTGTCATTATTACGGTATTCGGCATAATCGGTTTTTGGCTGACGGATGTACGAGCTTTGGTTCTAAGTCTTGTGGCTACAGGATTCTATACATTCAGGCTGTTTACCAGAGTCGAAGGCCGTTTGAAGCAAATGCAGCGTGTTCAGCAACAGGAGCAGAAGGAGCAAGGTGCATAG
- a CDS encoding LLM class flavin-dependent oxidoreductase, which yields MSTDNTASSPKKHINDVKLSILDLAPVVVGATPADALRNSLDLAQHAERWGYHRYWVAEHHNMPGIASSATSVVIGYLAGGTKTIRLGSGGIMLPNHAPLVIAEQFGTLESLYPGRIDLGLGRAPGSDRRTSLALRKDLNSGEDFPELLAELRAYFDASATSYHAPVRAVPGEGLNIPIYLLGSSDFSARLAGQLGLPFAFASHFSPDYTRIALETYRSSFQPSDHLKEPHVIVGVNAVVADTDEEAAWLGTTMQQQFLNIIRGTTGLVQPPADMEGKWTDREKAGVEQTLKAAVNGSPETVRGQLESFIAQTQADELIITSMIYDHQARLHSYELIAQLAGKA from the coding sequence ATGTCTACCGACAACACAGCTTCATCCCCTAAAAAACATATTAACGACGTTAAATTGTCCATTCTGGATTTGGCTCCTGTTGTTGTGGGTGCCACGCCTGCGGATGCGCTTCGCAACAGTCTGGATCTCGCTCAGCACGCGGAGCGTTGGGGATACCACCGTTACTGGGTAGCGGAGCATCACAACATGCCGGGCATCGCTTCTTCCGCGACCTCGGTTGTCATTGGTTACCTTGCAGGTGGAACGAAGACGATCCGTCTCGGTTCAGGCGGTATCATGCTGCCTAACCATGCGCCGCTTGTCATTGCCGAGCAGTTTGGCACATTGGAATCCCTGTATCCAGGCCGTATTGATCTGGGACTGGGCCGTGCACCGGGTAGTGACCGTCGTACGTCACTTGCCTTGCGCAAAGACCTGAACAGCGGTGAAGACTTCCCCGAACTGCTGGCTGAACTTAGAGCATACTTTGATGCTTCTGCTACATCGTATCATGCGCCTGTTCGCGCAGTCCCCGGCGAAGGATTAAATATCCCGATTTACCTGCTCGGTTCCAGTGATTTCAGTGCTCGTCTTGCTGGACAGCTGGGACTGCCGTTTGCTTTTGCCAGCCACTTCTCACCGGATTACACCCGGATTGCACTTGAAACGTATCGGAGCAGTTTCCAGCCATCCGATCACTTGAAAGAGCCCCACGTTATTGTGGGTGTAAATGCAGTCGTTGCGGATACCGACGAAGAAGCCGCATGGCTTGGTACAACGATGCAGCAGCAGTTCCTGAACATTATTCGTGGCACAACCGGATTGGTGCAGCCACCAGCCGATATGGAAGGCAAATGGACGGATCGCGAGAAAGCTGGTGTTGAGCAGACGCTGAAAGCAGCTGTGAACGGTTCTCCGGAGACTGTGCGTGGTCAACTGGAATCGTTTATTGCTCAGACCCAAGCGGATGAGCTGATTATTACGTCAATGATTTATGATCATCAGGCACGCCTGCACTCGTATGAGCTGATTGCTCAACTGGCGGGAAAAGCATAA
- a CDS encoding NAD(P)H-dependent oxidoreductase, with amino-acid sequence MKHLIVYAHPNTDSLNNAILKTAVETLEAQGHEVVVRDLYALGFQPVLSAADTASMRAGQIPQDIATEQQFVADAEAITFIYPIWWTGLPAIMKGYVDRVFAYGFAYASGEAGIEKLLTGKKGLIINTHGTPSEIYNQIGMTASIKMTSDIGIFDFVGIETVDHLLFGSIGYLETSAYQSMLEQVKETISTKF; translated from the coding sequence ATGAAACATCTAATCGTATATGCACACCCGAACACAGACAGCTTGAACAACGCCATTTTGAAAACCGCAGTGGAAACACTTGAGGCTCAAGGCCACGAAGTCGTTGTACGCGATCTGTACGCACTTGGATTCCAGCCCGTATTGAGTGCGGCGGATACAGCGTCCATGCGTGCAGGGCAGATTCCGCAGGATATCGCAACCGAACAGCAATTTGTCGCGGACGCAGAGGCCATTACCTTTATTTATCCGATCTGGTGGACAGGTCTTCCTGCGATCATGAAAGGGTACGTCGATCGTGTATTCGCCTACGGTTTCGCTTATGCTTCAGGTGAAGCAGGCATCGAGAAATTGCTGACAGGCAAAAAAGGTCTGATCATTAACACACACGGCACACCAAGTGAAATTTACAACCAAATCGGCATGACTGCCAGCATAAAAATGACTTCTGATATCGGTATCTTCGATTTTGTAGGTATTGAAACGGTAGATCACTTGCTCTTCGGCAGTATCGGTTATTTGGAGACATCGGCTTATCAGTCCATGCTGGAACAAGTAAAAGAAACGATCAGCACCAAATTCTAA
- a CDS encoding ArsR/SmtB family transcription factor — MEQPVKAPAECDAACSGTEADVQTIRASLMDRETSSEMADWFKAFSDPTRLRIIDALLQKELCVHDLTVLLDMGQSAISHQLRSLRNMRIVKRRKEGKTVYYSLDDAHIEQIFLQTLQHIKHG, encoded by the coding sequence ATGGAACAACCGGTTAAAGCTCCAGCCGAATGCGACGCGGCCTGCTCTGGAACAGAGGCTGACGTGCAGACCATTCGTGCTTCTCTCATGGATCGCGAAACCTCATCCGAGATGGCTGATTGGTTCAAGGCTTTCAGCGACCCGACACGGCTTCGTATTATTGATGCGCTGTTGCAGAAGGAATTATGTGTGCACGATCTGACGGTGCTGCTCGATATGGGACAGTCGGCCATTTCGCACCAGCTGCGATCACTCCGCAACATGCGGATTGTCAAGCGGCGCAAAGAGGGCAAGACCGTGTATTATTCTCTGGATGATGCACACATTGAGCAGATTTTCCTGCAGACGCTTCAGCATATTAAACATGGCTAG